In the genome of Triticum urartu cultivar G1812 chromosome 5, Tu2.1, whole genome shotgun sequence, one region contains:
- the LOC125508582 gene encoding cationic amino acid transporter 6, chloroplastic-like, with the protein MDKGALMTPDSDQGGPDGGSFSSLRSYGRALSQTPRRLARRACAATAPEEEMSRVRARSGAPMARALRWPDLVGLGLGGMVGAGVFVTTGRATRLHAGPGVVVSYAIAGLCALLSAFCYTEFAVDMPVAGGAFSYLRVTFGEFAAFLTGANLIMEYVFSNAAVARSFTAYMGTAVGVDAPSKWRIAVPGLPNGFNQVDLVAVGVILLISVCICYSTKESSKVNMVLTAVHVAFILFIIVMGFWRGDARNLTHPADPTHPGGFFPNGVGGVFSGAAMVYLSYIGYDAVSTMAEEVERPARDIPIGVSGSVIIVTVLYCLMAASMSMLLPYDAIDTEAPFSGAFRGSDGWGWVSNVIGAGASLGILTSLMVAMLGQARYLCVIGRSGVMPAWLAKVHPKTATPVNASAFLGLLTAALALFTELDILLNLVCIGTLFVFYMVSNAVVYRRYVVGATGSSTESGDRQPSAWPTLAFLLAFSLIALSFTLVWKLAPEGGRTRVGLLSACGAAAVATVGAFQALVPQAHTPELWGVPGMPWVPAASVFLNVFLLGSLDRPSYVRFGFFSAAAVLVYVLYSVHASYDAEESATLDGAKVQDEACRV; encoded by the exons ATGGACAAGGGCGCACTGATGACGCCGGACTCCGATCAGGGCGGCCCCGACGGGGGCTCGTTCTCGAGCCTGCGCTCGTACGGGCGGGCCCTGTCGCAGACGCCGCGGCGGCTGGCACGGCGCGCGTGCGCGGCGACGGCGCCGGAGGAAGAGATGAGCCGCGTGCGCGCGCGGTCGGGGGCTCCGATGGCGCGCGCGCTGCGGTGGCCGGACCTCGTGGGGCTCGGCCTCGGCGGCATGGTGGGCGCCGGGGTGTTCGTCACCACCGGGCGCGCCACGAGGCTCCACGCCGGCCCCGGCGTCGTCGTCTCCTACGCCATTGCCGGCCTCTGCGCGCTGCTCTCCGCCTTCTGCTACACGGAGTTCGCCGTGGACATGCCCGTCGCCGGCGGCGCCTTCAGCTACCTCCGCGTCACCTTCG GGGAATTCGCTGCGTTCCTGACTGGGGCGAACCTCATCATGGAGTACGTCTTCTCCAACGCCGCCGTGGCGCGCAGCTTCACGGCCTACATGGGCACGGCGGTCGGCGTGGACGCGCCCAGCAAGTGGCGGATCGCCGTGCCCGGCCTCCCCAACGGCTTCAACCAGGTCGACCTCGTCGCCGTCGGGGTCATCCTCCTCATCTCCGTCTGCATCTGCTACAG CACCAAAGAGAGCTCCAAGGTGAACATGGTCCTCACGGCCGTGCACGTGGCCTTCATCCTCTTCATCATCGTCATGGGCTTCTGGCGTGGTGACGCGCGCAACCTGACCCACCCCGCCGACCCGACCCACCCGGGCGGTTTCTTCCCCAACGGCGTCGGCGGCGTCTTCAGCGGCGCGGCCATGGTGTACCTGAGCTACATCGGCTACGACGCCGTGTCCACCATGGCTGAAGAGGTGGAGCGGCCGGCGCGCGACATCCCCATCGGCGTTTCGGGGTCCGTCATCATCGTCACCGTGCTCTACTGCCTCATGGCCGCCTCCATGTCCATGCTCCTCCCATACGACGCG ATCGACACGGAGGCGCCCTTCTCGGGGGCCTTCAGAGGGAGCGACGGATGGGGCTGGGTGTCCAACGTGATCGGGGCCGGTGCCAGCCTCGGCATCTTGACGTCGCTCATGGTGGCCATGCTGGGGCAGGCCAGGTACCTGTGCGTCATCGGCCGCTCCGGCGTAATGCCCGCCTGGCTCGCCAAGGTGCACCCCAAGACCGCCACCCCCGTCAACGCCTCCGCCTTCCTCG GACTCTTGACGGCTGCGCTGGCGCTCTTCACGGAGCTGGACATCCTCCTCAACCTCGTCTGCATCGGCACGCTCTTCGTCTTCTACATGGTGTCCAACGCCGTCGTATACCGCCGCTACGTCGTCGGCGCAACCGGCAGCAGCACCGAATCCGGGGACCGGCAGCCCAGCGCATGGCCGACCCTCGCATTTCTCCTCGCCTTCTCCCTCATCGCGCTCTCCTTCACGCTGGTGTGGAAGCTGGCGCCGGAGGGCGGCCGCACCAGGGTCGGGCTCCTGTCGGCGTGCGGCGCGGCGGCAGTGGCCACAGTCGGCGCGTTCCAGGCGTTGGTGCCCCAGGCGCACACGCCCGAGCTTTGGGGCGTGCCGGGCATGCCGTGGGTGCCCGCAGCGTCCGTGTTCCTCAACGTCTTCCTGCTCGGCTCCCTGGACCGCCCGTCCTACGTCCGGTTCGGCTTCTTCTCCGCGGCCGCCGTGCTCGTCTACGTGCTCTACAGCGTGCACGCGAGCTATGACGCCGAGGAGAGCGCCACGCTCGACGGCGCCAAGGTGCAGGACGAAGCTTGCAGGGTGTAG